The following are encoded in a window of Mycobacterium decipiens genomic DNA:
- a CDS encoding MbtH family protein — protein sequence MSVNPFDDDDGSFFVLVNDEEQHSLWPTFAEVPAGWQVAYGEATRAACLDYVERNWTDIRPRTLREKLAQVRPR from the coding sequence TTGAGCGTCAACCCTTTCGACGACGACGACGGCAGCTTCTTCGTCTTGGTCAACGATGAGGAGCAACACAGCCTGTGGCCAACCTTCGCCGAGGTTCCGGCGGGATGGCAGGTCGCTTACGGTGAGGCAACGCGAGCCGCGTGCCTGGACTACGTCGAGCGGAACTGGACCGATATCCGGCCGAGAACGCTGCGCGAGAAGCTGGCGCAGGTCCGCCCCCGCTGA
- a CDS encoding sugar epimerase family protein — translation MRIAVTGASGVLGRGVVARLLSQGHEVAGIARHRPESWPSSADFVAADIRDGAAVERAIAGADVVAHCAWARGRDDDVNIGGTANVLNAMAKTGTRRIVSTSTPPSSDGRHEARLEELLVNSGVEWVGIRSALMVGRNVDNWVRRLFAQPVFPAGSADRAIQVVHTDDALRLLVRAILDTGIDSGPINLAAPGELTLRQIAAALGRPMVSMGAGALRRRVASFAEFELVQSAPLMDVTQLRDEWGFQPAWNADECLEDFTLAVRGRVSLGKRVISLPWRLANIQDLPAADSPAQDGVLPRPAGPEGVNGEFDTPIDPRFPTYLATNLSEALPGPFSPSSASVTVRGLRAGGVGIAERLRPGGVIQREIAMRTVAVFAHRLYGAITSAHFMAETVPFAKPATIVGNSGFFGPSMASLPIFGEERPPSEPSRAGKQLRTLRNIGVFGVNLVGLSAGSPRDTNAYVADVDRLERLAGDDRTALDDRRLLSLIGLARDHVVHGWVLASGSFMLCAAFNVLLRGLCGRDTAPAVGPELVSARSVEAVQRLVAAARRDPAVSRLLAEPGERLDKLAVEAPEFHSAVLAELALIGHRGPAEVEMASTSYADNPELLVRMVAKTLSAVPTPQPPTPVIPLRAKPVALLAARQLRDREVRRDKMVRAIWVLRSLLREYGRRLTESGVLGTPDDVFYLLVDELDALPADVSALVARRRAEQRRLAAVVPPAVFSGSWEPSATASVALVAGDTLHGVGVCGGRVRGRVRIVRPETIDDLQPGEILVAEVTDVGYTAAFCYAAAVVTELGGPMSHAAVVAREFGFPCVVDAQGATRFLPPAALVEVDGTTGEIHVLELAAEDGRPFPTGDRSGNVPR, via the coding sequence GTGAGAATCGCGGTCACCGGGGCCAGCGGAGTTCTTGGCCGCGGCGTCGTCGCCAGGTTGCTAAGCCAGGGTCATGAGGTCGCCGGAATCGCCCGCCATCGACCGGAAAGCTGGCCGAGTTCAGCTGATTTCGTCGCCGCCGATATCCGGGACGGCGCCGCGGTTGAGCGTGCCATAGCGGGCGCGGACGTCGTCGCGCACTGCGCGTGGGCGCGCGGCCGAGACGACGATGTCAACATCGGCGGCACCGCCAATGTCCTCAACGCGATGGCCAAGACCGGAACCCGGCGCATCGTGTCAACGTCCACCCCGCCGTCCAGCGACGGCCGACATGAAGCCCGCCTCGAAGAGCTGCTGGTGAACTCCGGGGTGGAATGGGTCGGTATCCGCAGCGCGCTCATGGTCGGCCGAAACGTCGACAACTGGGTGCGCCGATTGTTTGCTCAGCCGGTGTTCCCCGCCGGATCAGCTGATCGCGCGATACAGGTCGTGCACACCGACGATGCGCTTCGGCTATTGGTCCGTGCGATCCTGGATACCGGAATCGATAGCGGCCCAATTAATCTCGCTGCTCCGGGGGAGCTGACGTTGCGTCAGATCGCCGCCGCACTCGGGCGGCCCATGGTGTCGATGGGTGCGGGAGCGCTGCGGCGGCGGGTTGCGTCGTTCGCCGAATTCGAACTTGTGCAGTCCGCGCCGCTGATGGACGTCACGCAGCTGCGCGACGAGTGGGGATTCCAGCCGGCCTGGAACGCCGACGAATGCCTAGAAGACTTCACGCTGGCGGTGCGCGGCCGAGTGTCCCTGGGTAAGCGTGTGATTTCGCTGCCCTGGCGGCTGGCCAATATCCAAGATCTCCCCGCGGCCGACTCCCCGGCACAAGACGGAGTGCTACCCAGACCGGCTGGCCCAGAAGGGGTTAACGGCGAGTTCGACACTCCGATCGACCCGCGATTCCCGACGTATCTGGCCACCAACTTGTCGGAGGCGCTGCCCGGCCCCTTCTCGCCGTCGTCGGCATCGGTGACCGTGCGCGGCCTGCGTGCGGGCGGGGTGGGAATCGCCGAACGGCTGCGGCCCGGTGGGGTAATCCAGCGGGAGATCGCCATGCGGACCGTCGCGGTGTTCGCCCACCGGCTCTATGGGGCCATCACGTCGGCGCATTTCATGGCGGAAACCGTGCCGTTCGCCAAGCCTGCGACCATCGTCGGCAATAGCGGGTTCTTCGGACCCAGCATGGCTTCGCTGCCCATCTTTGGCGAGGAGCGTCCGCCGTCGGAACCCAGCCGCGCTGGCAAGCAGTTGCGCACCCTGCGCAATATCGGGGTGTTCGGCGTCAACCTGGTGGGTTTGTCCGCCGGCTCACCCCGTGACACCAACGCCTACGTCGCCGATGTCGATCGCCTGGAGCGTCTGGCCGGAGACGACCGCACAGCGCTGGACGATCGCCGATTGCTGAGCCTGATCGGGTTGGCGCGCGACCACGTCGTGCACGGCTGGGTTTTGGCATCCGGGTCATTCATGCTGTGCGCCGCGTTCAACGTGTTGCTGCGTGGCTTGTGCGGCCGAGACACCGCGCCGGCGGTCGGGCCGGAACTGGTCAGCGCGCGATCGGTGGAGGCGGTGCAGCGGCTGGTGGCCGCGGCGCGGCGCGACCCGGCCGTGTCTCGGCTGCTGGCCGAGCCGGGGGAGCGCCTCGACAAGCTGGCGGTTGAGGCACCGGAGTTTCATTCCGCGGTGCTGGCCGAGCTGGCGTTGATCGGGCACCGTGGCCCGGCCGAGGTCGAGATGGCATCGACCAGCTATGCCGACAACCCCGAGTTGCTGGTGCGGATGGTGGCCAAGACGTTGAGCGCCGTGCCTACGCCGCAGCCACCGACGCCGGTGATTCCGTTGCGGGCCAAGCCCGTTGCGTTGCTGGCGGCGCGCCAACTCCGGGACCGGGAAGTCCGCCGCGACAAGATGGTGCGCGCCATCTGGGTGCTGCGTTCTCTGCTGCGTGAGTACGGGCGCCGGCTGACCGAGTCCGGCGTCCTCGGCACGCCGGACGACGTGTTTTACCTGTTGGTCGACGAACTCGACGCGCTGCCGGCCGACGTTTCTGCGCTGGTGGCCCGGCGCCGAGCCGAACAACGCAGATTGGCCGCCGTCGTTCCGCCCGCCGTGTTCAGCGGCAGCTGGGAGCCGTCGGCCACGGCGTCGGTGGCGCTGGTGGCCGGGGACACCCTCCACGGAGTCGGCGTCTGCGGTGGACGGGTCCGCGGCCGGGTTCGGATCGTGCGCCCGGAGACCATCGACGACCTGCAACCCGGCGAGATTCTGGTCGCCGAGGTGACCGATGTCGGCTACACCGCCGCCTTCTGCTACGCCGCCGCCGTGGTGACCGAGCTCGGCGGCCCGATGTCGCATGCCGCGGTGGTCGCGCGCGAGTTCGGATTCCCCTGTGTGGTCGACGCCCAAGGGGCTACCCGGTTTCTACCGCCCGCAGCGCTGGTCGAGGTCGACGGCACCACGGGGGAGATTCATGTGCTTGAGCTGGCTGCCGAGGATGGGCGGCCGTTCCCGACGGGTGACCGGAGCGGCAACGTGCCTCGTTAG